In Palaemon carinicauda isolate YSFRI2023 chromosome 18, ASM3689809v2, whole genome shotgun sequence, a genomic segment contains:
- the LOC137657240 gene encoding octapeptide-repeat protein T2-like, translated as MFSYAAPRLNDLPLDVKNSKTVAAFKKNLKTSLFLVNREKKTGTERKRQEPREKHRNREKNTGTKRKREGNQEKKRREPREKETGTEGEKEKNRTKTNKDEEPREKKRQEPREEKRLEPREKKRQEPREKKRQEPREKKTGTEREKETGTEREKETGTEREKETNHDNKKRRSERERDWNREKKTNHEKTTKISERKRDWN; from the exons atgtttagttatgctgcaccgagactcaacgaccttccacttgatgtcaagaatagcaaaacagtggcagctttcaagaaaaacctgaagacttctCTTTTTTTAGT GAACCGAGAGAAAAAGACAGGAACCGAGAGAAAAAGACAGGAACCGAGAGAAAAACACAGGAACCGAGAGAAAAACACAGGAACCaagagaaaaagagaagggaaccaagagaaaaagagaagggaaccaagagaaaaagagacaggaaccgAGGGAGAAAAAGAGAAGAACC GAACCAAAACAAACAAAGACGAGgaaccaagagagaaaaagagacaggaaccgAGAGAGGAAAAGAGACTGgaaccaagagagaaaaagagacaggaaccaagagagaaaaagagacaggaaccgagagagaaaaagacaggaaccgagagagaaaaagagacaggaaccgagagagaaaaagagacaggaaccgagagagaaaaagagacaaacCATGACAATAAGAAAAGAAGATCAGAGAGggaaagagactggaaccgagagaaaaaGACGAACCATGAAAAGACGACAAAAATATCCGAGAGGAAAAGAGACTGGAACtag